One window of the Chloroflexota bacterium genome contains the following:
- a CDS encoding ubiquinol-cytochrome c reductase iron-sulfur subunit yields the protein MKDFHNFTRRAFLKSLGWTWAIPALLMFRQVLRFIGYQPPGPDPTVIALGSPQSLPPLPVHIERARVFLQKDEGGYYVLDNVCTHLGCLVHPQPDGGFACPCHGSRFTADGQVIRGPAVRPLPYLELRWDSASQIVVHRGKRVASTFRLPPT from the coding sequence ATGAAAGACTTCCACAACTTTACCCGCCGCGCATTCCTGAAATCCCTGGGTTGGACATGGGCCATTCCGGCGCTCCTCATGTTTCGACAAGTTTTACGGTTCATCGGTTATCAACCGCCCGGGCCGGATCCAACCGTGATTGCTTTAGGCTCGCCGCAAAGTTTACCGCCGCTTCCAGTCCACATCGAACGGGCGCGCGTCTTCCTGCAAAAGGATGAAGGCGGCTATTATGTGCTCGATAATGTCTGCACTCATCTCGGTTGCCTCGTTCACCCACAGCCAGACGGTGGATTCGCCTGCCCCTGTCACGGCAGTCGCTTCACGGCAGATGGGCAGGTCATTCGCGGGCCGGCGGTTCGCCCGTTGCCCTACCTTGAACTACGCTGGGATAGCGCCAGTCAGATCGTCGTCCATCGAGGCAAGCGAGTCGCCAGCACGTTCCGCCTGCCACCAACCTGA
- a CDS encoding twin-arginine translocation signal domain-containing protein, which produces MKALSRRDFLKLSGAAFASTLLSRSWRSLQANNPAEWPAGVPLGRVTPKRIRLVSRPHPDGGRLDYKYVERR; this is translated from the coding sequence ATGAAGGCGCTTTCGCGGCGTGACTTTCTCAAACTGAGTGGGGCGGCATTTGCCAGCACGTTGCTGTCCCGTTCGTGGCGGAGCCTGCAAGCGAACAACCCAGCAGAATGGCCGGCAGGTGTGCCGCTGGGCCGGGTGACGCCCAAGCGCATCCGCCTGGTCTCGCGGCCTCACCCCGACGGTGGACGGTTGGATTACAAATACGTGGAACGAAGGTAA